A single region of the Arthrobacter sp. PAMC25564 genome encodes:
- the rph gene encoding ribonuclease PH: MTSEALTAPVIRADGRTPDQLRPISITRGWSNQAEGSALIEFGNTRVLCTASLTEGVPRWLKGEGRGWVTAEYAMLPRATNTRSDRESVKGKIGGRTHEISRLIGRSLRSIIDTKALGEITIVLDCDVLQADGGTRTAAITGAYVALAEAIRFARENKMLARNAQPLIDTIAAVSVGIIDGIPMLDLPYVEDVRAETDMNVVVTGSGKFVEVQGTAEGAPFDRDELNKLLDLALLGTEQLAAIQRETLAEAP; the protein is encoded by the coding sequence ATGACTTCCGAAGCCCTTACTGCACCCGTCATCCGCGCCGATGGCCGCACCCCGGACCAGCTCCGGCCGATCAGCATCACCCGCGGCTGGTCCAACCAGGCCGAAGGTTCGGCCCTGATCGAGTTTGGCAACACCAGGGTGTTGTGCACGGCGTCCCTGACCGAGGGCGTGCCGCGCTGGCTCAAGGGCGAGGGCCGCGGCTGGGTGACGGCCGAATACGCCATGCTGCCCCGCGCCACCAACACCCGTTCCGACCGCGAGTCCGTGAAGGGCAAGATCGGCGGGCGCACCCACGAGATTTCCCGGCTGATCGGCCGTTCGCTGCGGTCCATCATCGATACCAAAGCCCTGGGCGAGATCACCATCGTCCTGGACTGCGATGTCCTGCAGGCCGACGGCGGAACCCGCACCGCCGCCATCACGGGCGCCTACGTGGCGTTGGCCGAGGCCATCCGCTTCGCCCGCGAGAACAAGATGCTCGCCCGCAACGCCCAGCCCCTGATCGACACGATCGCCGCCGTCTCCGTCGGCATCATCGACGGCATTCCGATGCTGGACCTGCCGTACGTCGAGGACGTCCGGGCCGAAACCGACATGAACGTCGTCGTGACCGGATCCGGTAAATTCGTCGAGGTCCAGGGGACCGCCGAGGGTGCGCCATTTGACCGCGACGAGCTGAACAAGCTGCTGGACCTGGCACTGCTGGGCACCGAGCAGCTCGCCGCCATCCAGCGTGAAACCCTCGCGGAAGCCCCGTGA
- the rdgB gene encoding RdgB/HAM1 family non-canonical purine NTP pyrophosphatase, which produces MTGTPAPAPVLVLATHNKGKLRELRELLRGQVPGLDVDTQVVDAGAVGAPDVAETGVTFAENSLLKARAVAAATGLVAIADDSGLSVDVLGGAPGIFSARWAGRHGDDAANLQLLLAQLADVPDGYRGAAFVCAAALAVPGSAAGEGREVVEYGQLEGTLLREPRGEGGFGYDPVLQPNGLDRSCAELSPGEKNAISHRGHAFRALLPAIVEALAGK; this is translated from the coding sequence GTGACAGGAACCCCCGCGCCCGCGCCGGTCTTGGTTCTCGCCACGCACAACAAGGGCAAGCTCCGGGAACTCCGCGAACTCCTCCGCGGGCAGGTCCCCGGGCTCGACGTCGACACCCAGGTGGTGGACGCCGGCGCCGTCGGCGCCCCCGACGTCGCGGAGACCGGGGTGACGTTCGCCGAGAACTCGCTCCTGAAAGCGCGGGCCGTCGCTGCGGCGACGGGGCTCGTGGCGATCGCCGACGACTCCGGGCTCTCCGTCGACGTGCTCGGCGGGGCACCTGGGATCTTTTCGGCCCGCTGGGCGGGCCGGCACGGGGACGACGCCGCGAACCTGCAGCTGTTGCTGGCCCAGCTGGCCGACGTGCCGGACGGGTACCGGGGTGCCGCGTTCGTCTGCGCCGCGGCGCTGGCCGTGCCCGGATCGGCGGCCGGGGAAGGGCGGGAAGTCGTGGAGTACGGGCAGCTTGAAGGCACGCTGCTGCGCGAACCGCGCGGTGAGGGCGGATTCGGCTACGACCCGGTGCTCCAGCCGAACGGCCTGGACCGCAGCTGTGCCGAGCTGAGCCCCGGGGAGAAGAACGCCATCAGCCACCGCGGCCACGCCTTCCGGGCGCTGCTGCCCGCCATCGTGGAGGCACTGGCGGGGAAGTAG
- a CDS encoding VTT domain-containing protein, with protein sequence MSDFAVSAIGGAGPVQPHLSSLLPDWLNPQVFLANPAFAPWVVLLVCGIIFAETGLLVGFFLPGDSMLFTAGLLVATGTIKFNIWAFVALIIVSAVLGNQAGYLIGSKAGPALFNKPDSKLFKRENVESAHAFFEKHGGKALILARFVPIIRTFVPVIVGVAQMSKRKFFLFNVIGAVLWGGGVTLLGYLLGDTVPWVRDNLDIIFIAIVLVSVIPIAIEVIRGFIARRQAAKYSTDVVEEFIEEHEPEAERKTP encoded by the coding sequence ATGAGTGACTTTGCCGTGTCCGCGATCGGAGGCGCAGGCCCGGTACAGCCGCACCTGTCCTCGCTCCTGCCCGACTGGCTCAACCCCCAGGTGTTCCTGGCCAATCCGGCCTTCGCGCCGTGGGTTGTTCTCCTGGTCTGCGGCATCATCTTCGCCGAAACAGGGCTGCTGGTCGGTTTCTTCCTGCCGGGCGACTCCATGCTGTTCACGGCCGGCCTGCTGGTTGCCACCGGCACGATCAAGTTCAACATCTGGGCCTTTGTGGCGCTCATCATCGTCTCGGCGGTCCTCGGAAACCAGGCCGGCTACCTGATCGGGTCCAAGGCCGGTCCGGCCCTCTTCAACAAGCCGGACTCGAAGCTGTTCAAACGCGAAAACGTCGAAAGCGCCCACGCCTTCTTTGAAAAACACGGCGGCAAGGCCCTGATCCTGGCCCGCTTCGTCCCCATCATCCGCACCTTCGTCCCGGTGATCGTGGGCGTGGCGCAGATGAGCAAGCGCAAGTTCTTCCTGTTCAACGTCATCGGCGCCGTGCTCTGGGGCGGCGGCGTCACGCTGCTGGGCTACCTGCTCGGCGACACGGTGCCGTGGGTCCGCGACAACCTGGACATCATCTTCATCGCCATTGTGCTGGTGTCCGTCATTCCGATCGCGATCGAAGTCATCCGTGGTTTCATCGCCCGGCGCCAGGCCGCGAAGTACAGCACGGATGTCGTCGAGGAGTTCATCGAAGAACACGAGCCCGAAGCAGAGCGCAAGACCCCGTAA
- the murI gene encoding glutamate racemase, which translates to MTSASSMDPAAGAVADSPASSTANSQMGSRPIGVFDSGVGGLTVARSIIDQLPNESILYVGDTAHGPYGPLPIAEVRANALGVMDELVDSGVKLLTIACNSASAAVLRDARERYTARYGIPVIEVIQPAVRRAVAATRSGRVGVIGTSATVGSRAYEDTFAAAPDLEITSVACPAFVSYVEAGITTGPELLAVAREYLAPLTAAGVDTVVLGCTHYPLLTGVISFVLGEDVTLVSSAEETAKDVYRALASRGLERMDAAAPEHNFIATGDAAQFEHLARRFLGPEVLSVRHVDHVAAQYPTGSLARITPEMIAAAQAGTGRPRISNFVGGPGL; encoded by the coding sequence ATGACTTCAGCATCGAGCATGGATCCGGCAGCGGGAGCTGTTGCGGACTCCCCAGCGAGCAGCACCGCAAACAGCCAGATGGGATCGCGGCCCATCGGTGTCTTCGATTCAGGCGTCGGCGGACTCACCGTGGCACGGTCCATCATCGACCAGCTGCCCAACGAATCCATCCTGTATGTGGGCGACACGGCCCACGGCCCGTACGGGCCGTTGCCCATCGCCGAAGTCCGCGCCAACGCGCTGGGGGTGATGGACGAGCTCGTAGATTCCGGTGTGAAGCTGCTGACGATCGCCTGCAACTCCGCCTCCGCCGCCGTGCTGCGCGACGCCCGCGAACGGTACACGGCGCGCTACGGAATCCCGGTGATCGAAGTGATCCAACCGGCTGTCCGGCGTGCCGTCGCGGCCACCCGCAGTGGCCGTGTCGGCGTCATCGGCACCTCGGCCACCGTCGGGTCCCGGGCCTACGAGGACACCTTCGCCGCCGCCCCGGACCTGGAGATCACCTCCGTGGCGTGCCCGGCCTTCGTGTCCTACGTCGAGGCGGGAATCACCACCGGGCCGGAACTGCTCGCCGTGGCCCGCGAATATCTCGCACCGCTCACGGCAGCCGGGGTGGACACCGTGGTACTGGGCTGCACCCATTACCCGCTGCTCACCGGCGTGATCTCGTTCGTCCTGGGCGAGGATGTCACCCTCGTCTCCAGTGCCGAGGAAACGGCCAAGGATGTCTACCGCGCCCTGGCCTCCCGTGGCCTGGAACGGATGGACGCCGCCGCGCCGGAGCATAACTTCATCGCCACCGGGGACGCGGCCCAGTTCGAGCACCTCGCGCGCCGCTTCCTGGGCCCGGAGGTCCTCAGCGTGCGCCACGTGGACCATGTGGCGGCCCAGTACCCCACGGGGAGCCTGGCCCGGATCACGCCGGAAATGATCGCCGCCGCGCAAGCCGGCACGGGGCGCCCGCGGATCTCCAACTTCGTGGGGGGACCTGGCCTGTGA
- a CDS encoding MBL fold metallo-hydrolase, with translation MKLTIVGCSGSFPGPGSPASCYLLTANDGERNWKIVLDLGSGALGAIQRYTDLEDIDAIFLSHLHPDHCMDLCGLHVAVRWKPGGWGRGRIPVWGPAATADRMATAYGLELDPGMHEEFDFSNWAEREPVTLGPFTVTPYAVNHPVEEAYALRVEVTEPAGDGTPVTRVLSYSGDTDSCSGLEDAARDADLFLCEAAFEEGRDDGIKDVHLTGKRAGEAAVAAGARRLLLTHIPVWTSPTTVMAEAKDVFGRDVAVAVAGVHYTI, from the coding sequence GTGAAGCTGACCATTGTTGGCTGTTCCGGTTCCTTCCCCGGACCGGGCTCGCCGGCGTCGTGCTATCTGCTGACCGCGAACGACGGCGAGCGGAACTGGAAGATCGTCCTGGACCTGGGCAGCGGTGCACTGGGCGCCATCCAGCGGTACACGGACCTGGAAGACATTGATGCCATCTTCCTGAGCCACCTGCATCCGGATCACTGCATGGACCTGTGCGGACTCCACGTCGCGGTGCGCTGGAAGCCGGGCGGCTGGGGCCGGGGCCGGATTCCGGTGTGGGGACCGGCCGCGACGGCCGACCGGATGGCCACCGCCTACGGGCTGGAGCTTGACCCGGGCATGCACGAAGAGTTCGACTTCAGCAACTGGGCCGAACGCGAGCCCGTGACCCTTGGCCCGTTCACCGTGACGCCGTATGCGGTGAACCACCCGGTGGAAGAGGCCTACGCGCTCCGCGTGGAGGTCACGGAGCCGGCCGGTGACGGCACGCCCGTGACGCGCGTCCTGAGCTATTCGGGGGACACGGACTCCTGCAGCGGCCTTGAGGATGCCGCCCGGGACGCCGATCTATTCCTCTGCGAAGCGGCCTTCGAGGAAGGCCGCGACGACGGGATCAAGGACGTCCACCTGACCGGAAAGCGGGCCGGGGAGGCCGCCGTGGCCGCGGGCGCCCGGCGGCTCCTGCTGACCCACATTCCGGTGTGGACCTCCCCGACGACTGTCATGGCCGAGGCCAAGGACGTCTTCGGCCGGGACGTCGCCGTGGCAGTGGCCGGCGTGCACTACACGATCTGA